The stretch of DNA CAAATAGccacaaataaaacaaaatcgATTCAGTGAGAATAAACTCCAATGTCAGCAAATTAgttgaaacaaacaaaaacccATCAACAGTTCTTCACTTACTCCTCCACATTAGCAACTGTAACACCCTCCAGAACCTCCCTAACACTGAGCTTATGAGATGTGGAATCAGTATCTGAAGCAACTACACCACATTCAGCAACACTCTGAACCCTCTCTGTTACTGATGCTTCAGGGTCAGCGCCATCATCATCAATCTCACCCTCCTCCAACTCTCCTTCCTCTTTATCATCATCCACAATCACCACCTCGCTTGCATTCTCCTTAACACCAGCAGACCCAGAAGATGATTGATTGGAAGACATGGCAGCACTGGCATTAACATTTGCATTTGAATCAACTAAACAGATGCTATTTCATATATTCTTCCCCGGTGGATATTACTCTAAGACAAAAACAGAATCATAAGGTTTaaagaacaaaacaaaaaaggggttaacaaagaaagaaagtggtACCTATGTGACGTTAAGATGAGTAAGTTCAGTGCAGAATGAGTCAAACTTAAAGCTGATATcaaattatgaattttgaaattctgTGTTTTGTTTCTGGTAACTGTCTCAAGAACAAAAATCAGAGATAAAAATCACCTATTGCTGTGAAACACCCAGCACAGCTTTCAGTAAGACCTGTTACATCAAAATGAATACACAATCATCAACAATTTCATCTCTATTCAAAGACACTGAAAGATCAAATATCAAAGTTGATACCATATCCTTGTGATAATGTAGATCCACTAGTGGCCCTCATAAACTCCTCAACATGTCTAGGCAAAGGAGCAGCTCCTGATAACAAGATTCGAACTCGTCCACCTAATGCTTGTTTTGTCtaccaattattcaaaccaatAATGTATTCGCTTTTTAATTCAATCTTTCATGAGTTTTCTATCTTGCTAGTAAAGTATTGATTAAGTTTAAAGCATACCTTATCAAACAAAGGTGCTGCTCTGTAATGTGGAAGACCCTTCTCTAGATTTCTCAACTTGCTGTTGTTAGAGTCAAGATTAGTTTACATATGAATTGGTAATTAAAACTGTCAAAGAGATTAATTAGTGATACAAAATACTAGTTATATGCATAATGAAACAGTGGTAGTTTGGAATATATATATCCTTAATCAAATGCTGTGCTGCAGATTTGACTTGATATTCAACAACTCtgtcaatcaacaattatataaTAAAGTTACACACTAGTATCACATGAATCACATGAATCACACAAAATATTGCATTTAGGTCAAAAAAGCTTCCGAATGCagaaaaaattcatcaaaatcaGAGTAAATCCATAGATTCACGAAGCACAAAAGCAGAGTATGATAAACCTAGCTAAAACTGGCACAGAAAAATTGAGCCCTAAGGTTTATCACGAAGAACAGAATCACAAAATCAGGATATATATACCTGAAATTCGTGAGGGTTACGAGAAGAACCGAGAGAGCGAGTTGTTGAGATTAGATGGAAGAGGCGCCAGAGGGAGCAGACGCGATGAGAGCGGCGGCGGAGAAAGCTCTGCGACGATGGGAGTAGACACGATGAGAACAGTGACAGAGGGAGCTCGTGTGACACAAGGGATGATAGAGAGAGATCGTGCGATGCCAGCGGCGGCGGAACCGGCAGCGGCGGAAGCAGCTCGTGTGATGGAGAGAAGAAGCAATTGTACGACGGAGAGAGGAAGAAGCACATAAAGGTAGGTAGGAGTTGGCAGCTGTTTATTTGTGAATGGATTTCAGGAGAGAGGGGATAGATTAGGTGAAAGTTAAAATTTTCAgacgaaaaattttaaattacagacggatttttccgtctgtaataatttaataaaatgcagcgttttgtctatttaattacagacggattttctgtctgtaaccATTTcttatggaaaaaaaataattttttcgacgaaattatcgacggattctcatttccgtctgtaatttatgctaattcattttttttgttttccgacaAAAAATCCCTCTGAAATTCCCTCTGTATTTCAGTAGgataaaatccgtcggaaatatccgtctgtaataactagttttctagtagtgatTGGGGCTTAGTGCCTTTATTAGAATATTTGCTACTTAGTTGTTTGTTCTTGCCACTTATTCCTTACAATATGATAATCTATCTCTATGTGTTTTGTTCTTTCGTAAAACATTAAATTGGCTGCAATATGAAGAGCTGATtgattattacaaaaaattgcAATTGGCCTCCTCAATTTCACTTTCAAGTCTTCTAAAATGTAGGTGATCTATCGTGCTTCTCAAGTTGCCATAGCTAGAGCTCTATATTCAGGTTCATTAGATGAACAAGCAACTGTATTATGTGTTTTGTTCTTTCATGATATATCGAATTtcccataaaaaaataatatcctgATATTGATCTTCTTGTGTCAGGGCATGTCCTCAAACACTGTCTGAAAATCTAGTTGGTTCAAGATCAAATTCTGCTGAAACATCAGACCTAGTGATGGTTCTCCTTTGAGGTATTTTTTAAGACCATCAATCAAAGTTGCGAGAACCGGATCGGTCATTAAACTGATCAGATGACAGATTCAATAGTTCAATGGTCTAACTAAGGTCCAACTGAGGTTGAAccgattttattaaatatataataaaatatatatcatttatgcaaatattaatttatccaaagaaaaatttaaatttggccGAATTATGTATACACATTAATAATATTtgagtaataaaaaataatgtttattatttatgcaAATAGTAATCGGCTCAAAAAGaagtttattgtttggccaAATAATAAGTATTACACACTTTTGtgtattttctattaattatgcAATAAATAATCGGTCCAAAGGAAGATTATTATTTGgccaattaataaaaaaatatgcagtAATAAATAAGTTGCGAAGTTTAAGTTTTCATGTGCGCATTCAGTCAATCCAAAGAAAGGCTTAATGTGTGACAggaattttgacaatatttgattactgcaatgagagtatcacttgcagttaatttttctatccaaagattgaaaattaatgtcgttctagatatctcaatatggatttttttcattatttaactaatatttattgcatatttttttgttctaatCCAAAAACTATGACTTCATCTATCAATGTTTCTGCACAAATTAGCAGTATTCTTATGCTGAATGGTTCAAACTTTATGGATCTGTATATAGCTCTTCGAGAGGAGAAACTCACTTTTACTCTAGAAAATTTCAATGAGGTTAAAATAGAGAAGTGGGAGATATCCAATCTAATGAGCATTATGATCATGAAACGCTCAATTCCTGAGACATTTCGGGGCTCAATTACCAAGGATAAAAATGCAAAATAGTTCTTGAAAGATGTAGAAAAATTCTTTGCTAAGAATGAAAAGGTGGAGGCAAGTAGCTTTTTGAGCAAACTTGTCTCCATGAGGTATAAAGGTAAAGGAAACATAGGAGAGTACATTATGACAATACCTCATCTTGCTTCTAAATTGAAAGcactaaaattagaattttctgAAGATTTACTCGTGCATTTTATTTTGATCTCCCTTCTTGCACACTTTGGGCAATTCAAAGTGAGTTATAACACTCTGAAAGACACTTGATCCCTAAATGATCTTATATCTCACTGTgtgcaagaagaagagaggTTGCAATAAGATAAGACTAAAAGTGCTTACATGGTTTCATCTTCTCAGTATAAAAGAAAGCGTGATACTACTGTGGATGCACCTTCTAAGCAGAAAAAGGCTAAGAAACAGGATCAAGTTTCAACCTATTTCTTTTGTAAGAAGGTGGACCACATGAAAAAGAATTGTACCAAATATGCTACTTGGCGTGTAAAGAATGGTATGATTCTTACTTTCGTTTGTTCTGAGACTAGTTTAAGTTATGCACCTGTTGATACTTGGATGGTAGATTTTGCTGCTATTTTATGTAAGTGTTACTATGCAAGGTTGCCTGTAGAGCCGATTGCCAAGTGATACTGAAAGATACATCTATGTGGCAGATGGTAATATAGTTGCAGTTGAAGCTATAGGAACCTTTAGATTATATTCCACGAGTGGATTTTACTTGGATTTATTTGAGACATTTAATGTACCGTCATCTAGACAGAATTTAGCTTTTATTTCTCGTTTTGACAAGTAAGGTTTTTTTTTGttcgaaaataataaagtcaatctcttttataatttgaataatatttGTTCTAGACGTTTGATGGATAATATATATAGCCTTGATTTGAATTCCTATAATAATGAAATACTACAAACAGGCATAAAACGAAAACTAAATGAGAATTCGACATCATTATGGCACAAATGTCTAGGTCACATATCTAAATAGAGAATTCAGAGGCTTTGTCAGATAGAATTCTAGGACCCAAAAGGAAAAAAGTACAAATGAAAGGAAATTAGGTGCCGAGCGAGCTAAAGATGTCTTAGAGCTGATACATACCGATATATGTTGCCCATTCCTTACTGTCGCTTGGAATGGACAACAGTATTTTATTAGATGATTACTCTCGTTATaggtatttatatttaattcatgaaaagtCCCAAGCCTTTGATGCTTTGAAGTCTTTCAAAGCTGAAGTTGAACTTCaacttggaaagaaaattaaagctgtCAAATCTGATCGTGGTGGTGAATACTATCGAAGATATGACGGTTTAGATGAGTAACGTCTCGGGCCTTTCGCTCTTTTCCAAGAGGAGTGCGGTATTGTTCCGTAACACACGATGCCAGGCAAACCTAGCATGAACAGTGTCGCAGAGCGAAGGAACTGAACTCTTAAGGACATGGTGAGAAGTATGATTAGTCATTTTTCTTTGCTTGAATCACTCTGGGGAGAAGCCTTAAAGACCGCAGTGTACATCCTTAATAGGGTGCCAAGCAAAGCAGTTAACAAAACCCCTTATGAAATTTAGACTGGAAAAAGGTCCAGTATAAGTATTTGCACATTTGAAGATGTCCAGCTCAGGCGCGACCTTATAGGccgaatgaaaaaaaattggattgaAGAACAATTAGTTGCTACTTTGCTAGTCACGCCGAGCATTCACGGGAGTACAAGTTTTATAATCTTGCATCAAGGTCTTTTTTTGAAACGGAAAATGCGAGATTTCTTGAGGATATTGAGTTTGGAGGGGaagaaaatattaagaatattCCTTTTGATGAGGATTCTGTAACTGATAATGATTAAGTCTTTGTAACTATTATTATTCAAGATACAGTTATAGTATAAGAGTACAATGAGAATATCGTTATTGCTCAAGATGCTGCTATAGCACAGGAAAATAATGTGAATCCTCCCCTAATCCATACAACAAGCTCAACAACCTCAAGAAGTGCCATTAAGGAAATCcaatagagaaagaaaaagtgcAATTTCAGATGAATATGTAGTCTATCTCCAAGAACATAAAGATGTCATTGATTTGACAGAAAATGACTCAATCGATTTTCTTCAAGCCATGCAAAGTTCTAACTTTGAAAAGTGGATCGATGCCAtgaaagaagagatgaagtttatGGAAGACAATGACATTTAGAACCTCTTAGAATTACCTAAATGTTGAAACCAATTAGTTGTAAATGgatatttaaaatcaaaagggATTCTAAGGGTAATGTCGAGAGATATAAAGTTCATCTAGTCGCTAAAAGCTTTActaaaaaggaaggcatagactACAAAGAGACTTTCTCTCCGGTATCATCGAAAGACTCTTTTAGAATCATAATAGCACTAGTAGCCCATTTTGACTTGGAGCTACATCAGATAGATGTGAAGACAATGTTTTTCAATGGTGACATTGTTAATACGATGTATATGGTACAACCAGCAAATTTTGTATCAGGCGATTCAAAATCTATGGTTTGTAAGTTAAAGAAATCCATCTATGATCTCAAACAAATTTTCTGTCAATGGTATCACAAGTTTTATTAAGTCATTACCTCATACGGTTTTGAGGTAAATATTATAGATGAATGTGTGTACCGTAAGTTCAGTAGAAGTGTCGGGTAGATACTTGAGCAATCCGGACATGGATCATTGGATAGCTGTTAAACGCGTAATGCGTTATCTGAAGAAAGTAAAGGATTACATGCTTACTTATCGGAGATCAAAAAATTTGGAGATCATTGGATACTCTTATTCCGATTTCATGGCATATGGTTACGAAACTTTATC from Arachis duranensis cultivar V14167 chromosome 4, aradu.V14167.gnm2.J7QH, whole genome shotgun sequence encodes:
- the LOC127739689 gene encoding RNA polymerase II C-terminal domain phosphatase-like 3, which produces MSSNQSSSGSAGVKENASEVVIVDDDKEEGELEEGEIDDDGADPEASVTERVQSVAECGVVASDTDSTSHKLSVREVLEGVTVANVEESFEGTCSTHGAIRNDFTDLTSPHTWYPPARRKHRRIILHVGPTNSGKTH